In uncultured Bacteroides sp., the following proteins share a genomic window:
- a CDS encoding YihY/virulence factor BrkB family protein — translation MNKRIKMLLKFITDDIWRVSEAEVTHTKFSFYNIIKTFALAIRRFNTDRITDKASALTYSTLLSIVPLLAILFAIARGFGFDQMMEGQIKSGLESQEVATNAILGFVQSYLKQTKSGVFVGVGLVLLLWTVVNLTEKIELTFNNIWQVKKARTIYRKITDYFSMFLLLPILIVVSGGLTIFMSTMIKSMEGFVVLAPILKLLVRMIPYVLTWFMFTALYIFIPNTHVKFKHALISGIIVGTAYQAFQFLYISGQVSVTKYNAIYGSFAAIPLFLLWLQISWTICLFGAELTYASQNIKNFSFEKDTKNISRRYRDFLSILIMSVICKRFANGETPYTAEEISLEHKIPIRLTNHVLDLLQDINLIHEVVTDAKSDNILYLPSMDINKISAAYLLGRIDTNGSEDFKVDKEEAFKNHWQTLIESRDLLKSKDSGILLKDL, via the coding sequence ATGAATAAGAGAATAAAAATGCTTTTAAAATTTATTACTGACGACATCTGGCGGGTTTCAGAAGCGGAAGTAACTCATACCAAATTTTCCTTTTATAATATTATAAAGACATTTGCTTTAGCTATCCGACGTTTTAATACAGACCGCATAACGGATAAAGCTTCTGCATTAACCTACAGCACTCTTCTATCTATTGTACCTCTTCTGGCTATTTTATTTGCCATAGCTCGTGGTTTTGGTTTTGACCAAATGATGGAAGGACAAATAAAAAGCGGATTGGAAAGTCAGGAAGTTGCAACAAACGCCATCCTTGGCTTTGTGCAATCTTATTTGAAACAGACTAAAAGCGGAGTATTTGTAGGAGTTGGTCTGGTGCTTTTACTCTGGACAGTGGTTAACCTTACAGAAAAAATAGAACTTACTTTTAATAATATCTGGCAAGTAAAAAAGGCCCGCACAATCTATAGAAAAATAACAGATTACTTTTCTATGTTTCTGCTTTTACCCATTCTGATTGTTGTTTCAGGCGGACTCACAATCTTTATGAGCACAATGATTAAGAGCATGGAAGGATTTGTTGTGCTGGCACCAATCTTGAAACTTCTGGTAAGAATGATTCCTTATGTACTTACCTGGTTTATGTTTACGGCACTTTATATTTTTATTCCAAATACGCATGTTAAGTTTAAGCATGCTCTTATTTCTGGAATCATTGTCGGAACGGCTTATCAGGCTTTCCAGTTTCTATATATCAGCGGACAGGTTTCGGTAACAAAATACAATGCAATCTATGGTAGCTTCGCTGCTATCCCACTCTTTCTGTTATGGCTTCAAATATCATGGACCATCTGCCTGTTCGGAGCCGAACTTACTTATGCTTCACAAAATATAAAGAATTTCAGTTTTGAAAAAGACACTAAGAATATCAGCCGGCGTTACAGAGATTTTCTTTCTATTCTTATAATGTCTGTTATCTGCAAACGGTTTGCTAACGGTGAAACGCCATATACGGCTGAAGAAATATCCCTGGAACACAAAATTCCAATCAGGCTTACCAACCATGTCCTTGATTTGTTACAGGACATAAATCTGATTCATGAAGTTGTGACAGATGCTAAGAGTGACAACATATTGTATCTGCCATCAATGGATATTAATAAAATTAGTGCTGCATATCTTTTAGGTCGCATTGATACCAATGGTTCTGAAGACTTCAAAGTAGATAAAGAGGAAGCATTCAAAAACCACTGGCAAACATTAATTGAATCACGCGACTTATTAAAAAGTAAAGACAGTGGGATTTTACTAAAAGATCTGTAA